AGCCTGACGGCCATTTCCAAAAATTCCTTTTCTTGGGCTGGAGTAGTAACTTCTACTATTGTCATCTGATCCTATCTTTACGGCGGGTAAAAATAGAAATTTTATTTGGGAAATGAAGAGGCAAAGAAAAACTGTAGAACCGCTAAAGAGCGAGGACACCGATTAATTATGAGTTTCTTGGCCCTCTTCTTTCTCAGGCCTGCTTTTTAATCTTTCAATCAACCGAAGACAAGCTACAAGCATTTATCGTCGAGGGGCTAAATTAGGATAATCCGTTATGATTCCATCCACCCCCATATCCAAAAGCTCATTCATTTGTTCTGTTTTGTTCACAGTCCAGGGAATGACTTTCATTCCTTTACCGTGAATTTCAGCAACGGCATCCTTGGTAAGTGCTGAAAAATAAGGCGAATAAATATCCGGGCGAAACCCCAGTTCTTTTAACTGTTCCTCCCATTTCCCTGCATTATCCACCAACATGGCCAGCGTGATTTCCGGATATGTTTTGTGGATATACTGGAGAACCCTAAAATCAAAAGATTGGATGTTAAACCTTTCGACGGGAAGTTTTTTCAGTAATAAGGAAACAACCTTTTCCGAAAACGCTGCGGGATTGGGGTGATAAATCCCATCGCCTTCCGGCAAACTTTTGATTTCCACATTATAATTCGGCAAAGGCAGATTAAAATCACTGACATATTTTTCTGCCACATCAATCAAGTCTTCCAATCTTGGTTTTGTAACATAGAATTTTACCTGTTGGGGAAAACCTGCATGGAATTTGGTTCCACAATCATATTTCAATACCTCAGCATAATTCATCTGAAAAATATTATGATTTCTGTCGTTGTTTTGCAGTTCATTTCCCTCCGGATCTAAACAGATCACAGGGTTCATCCATGGCTCATGGGATACAATCACTTCACCATCTTTGGTTATGGCCAAGTCAAGTTCCAGGGTTGTTGCCCCTAAATCCAGGGCTTTAATCATTGCAGGAATGGTGTTTTCAGGCATGATCCCCCGGGAACCGCGGTGTCCTTGAAGGTCATAACTGAATTGGGCCTGTAGATTCATATTAAGTAAAGTGAAAAAGACGATCTGGATTATTCGTTTCATGCTGTTAATTTTTTACAATTTATAACAAGGCAGGAAATTACAGTAAAAAAAGAGGTTAAATTGATGTGAAGAATGAAAGGTGGAGAATGAGGATTGAAGAGTGCGGAATTTTCGGGTTATCATGGTTGTTGGGTTGCTGCCCGGAAAGTTTGGAAGGCCTGTTTTATAAAACGATAAAAATTGTTAAAGAGGCTACTATGGTTCAAATCTTCAGACTTGAACCCTTTCATCACCTCTATTCTCCAAACAAGCCCTCACTAAATCTAGAGCTAGAAAACCCAAAAACCAAGATCTTTACTCCATCAATCAAACCACATCTCCATAAAGGTCAAACTCTGTGGCATCGGTAATCTTCGCTTGTACAAAATCCCCTATCCTACAATAATACCTGGAAGCATCAATCAACACCTCATTGTCCACTTCCACAGAATCATACTCGGTACGACCAACAAAATATCCGTTTTCTTTCTTATCGATAAGGACCTTAAATTCCTTACCGATCTTTTGCTGATTGAGATCGAATGAAATTTGCTCCTGGATTTCCATCAAGTGATTGGCCCTTTCCTGTTTGACTTCATCAGGCGTACTGTCCTCCATGGAAAATGCATGCGTATTTTCCTCATGGGAGTAAGTAAATACACCGAGTCTTTCGAACTTCATTCTTTCCACAAAGTCCACCATTTCCTGGAATTCAGCCTCACCTTCTCCTGGGTGACCTGTAATCAGGGTGGTTCTAATGGCAATTTCTGGAATAAGATCACGGATGGAATGGATCAATTCTTCTTGCTTTTCTCTGGTGGTTCCCCTCCTCATGGTTTTCAAGACTGAAGAGGAGCCATGTTGCAGTGGAATATCCAGGTAGTTACAGATATTGGGACGCTCTTTCATGACCTCAATGACATCCATGGGAAAACCAGTGGGAAAAGCATAATGCAGGCGGATCCATTCAATGCCTTCGACATCTGAAAGCGCACGCATCAGGTCTGCCAATTTTCTTTTTTTGTACAAATCCAGACCATAATAGGTGGAATCCTGGGCGATCAATAACAACTCCTTGGTGCCATTGGCAGCCTTATGCTGGGCCTCTTTGACCAATTCCTCAATAGGTCTGGATATATGGCCTCCACGCATGAGCGGAATTGCACAGAATGAACAAGGGCGGTCACAGCCTTCAGAAATTTTCATGTAGGCATAATGGGCATTATGCGTAAGCAATCGCTCCCCCACCAGCTCATGTTTATAGTCAGCTTTAAATTTTTTCAAAAGTGCAGGAAGGTCTCTTGTCCCGAAATAGGCATCCACCTGAGGGATTTCTTTTTCGAGATCTTCCTTGTATCGTTGGGAAAGGCAACCGGTAACATATACCTTGTCAACCAGTCCTCTCTCTTTGGCATCTACATATTGAAGAATGGTATCTATAGATTCTTGTTTGGCATTGTCTATAAATCCACAGGTATTGATGATGATAATATTATTGTCCTTACTGTTGGATTCATGACTGGCATCAATACCATTGCCCTGTAATTGGGTCAACAATACTTCTGAGTCTACCAGGTTTTTGGAACAACCCATGGTAATGATATTGACCTTATCTTTTTTTAATGTTCTCGCTTTCACACCTTTCCTGATTTGGCTGCAAAGGTAGGCAAAATAGGATTCAATTGCGAGAATTACACATTAGGAATTTCAATACCCAAAAAATGCAAAAAAAATGAAAGCCACGTTCAATTGACGGAGGCTTTCATTTCTAATTATCCGAAATATGAAAATGTTCAGTAAATTGATTTTTGACCAAGGGCTTTCTATTTAATGCCTTATATTTTTTACCCAATATAGGCGGTGAATTTTTGGCTTTTTCTTTTACTCTTTTTAAAGTGAGGGAATCCAATCTTGATCCAAAAAGCAAAGCAGTACAAACAATCAATGGTAACATTACATAATCTGAATAGGCTGATCCTATAAAAATCAATGCAATAAAGAAAAGCTTGATAACCCCTAATGTGATGGAAACCTTATCATGTGTTAGCCCCATTCTCATTAAAAAATGGTGGACATGGTTTTTGTCTGGAGAAAATGGGGACCTTCCTCTTCTTATCCTTCTGGTGAAAATCCTAGTTGTGTCGTAAATAGGAACAATCATCAGGGCGATTCCGGAAGCAATTGGGGCATTGAATTTCCATGGTGATTCAGGTGCCATGGTGCCATTTGTATCTATAAACAGAACAGTCAATAATGAAAGAGCAAAACCTAAACTTAGAGAACCTGTATCTCCCATGAATATTTTGGCAGGATGCCAGTTGAATACCAAAAACCCAAGGACAGAACCAGCTATAATCAGGGAAAACATACCAAAAGAAGGCATTCCAATTACATTGAACCACCATGCTAAAAAACCAAAAGTCAAAACACTGATGGTAGCCGCCAAGCCATCCAAACCATCAATCAAATTAAAAGCATTGGTCAAAGCCAAAATGGAGATAAATGTAATGGCATAGCTTAATACCAGCGGTAATTCATAAATCCCTAAAAAACCATAAAGCCCAGAAATCCTTATATCGGCCATGAATACCACCATAAATGCAGCCACGGATTGACCGCCTAATTTTTGAAAAGGTGAAAGTTCAACTAAATCATCTCTCAAACCTACAAAAAACATCAAAGCAAAAGCTGCAATAACATACCTAATTTCCATTAGATTAGAAACATCCAGCCAAAGAAACGCTGTTAATAAAACAGAAAATACAATTACAATCCCTCCCATAGAAGGTGTGTCATTTTTATGGATCTTCCTTCCACCGGGTTTATCAACTACCTGAAATTTTTTGAAAGCCCCGATCAACACGGGCATTGCCAAAAAGCCAATTAAAAAGGCCGTTACCAAAGTCAACAAAATAACCATAAAAGTAAAATTTACTGCAAAACAAATAAAGATTTGGAAAAAACCAAAAACCTTTAATCAAGAAGTTGAAATACAACTCATAAAACTAATAACTTTCCTGAAAAAAAGCAAAATAATCTGACGTAAAAGGTCAACAATTTCCCCTTACTTAAAATAAAGGACAACTTAACTAAAAGCCATCCTTTATTTAAAAATAAAAACTTATTTTAACCGTTAATCCAATAGTAAATTTTATTTTAAAATTTCAAAGAAATCCTTAAGAGGTTTTTTGAAAGCACCTCCCGTTCCTTCTCTGATTACTGTAATAAACACTTCATCCCCTACTTGCTGGATTGAAGAAATAGCTCCCCTAATTCCTTCATTATTTAACATTTCAATTTTGACCTGATTATTGCTTAAATTCAATCTAAAAAGATTATTTCCTGAATATCCTATAATGTGTCCATCTATGACCCCGAAGGAAGCAGATAAGGTCTCTATTGAAAGTCTGTCTTCACCCACCAATGTTCTATTATTACCATTGATGTCTGCTCTATACACCATCAACCTGTTAGTTTCCCTATTTTCCAACATAAAATAGACCTGATTTCCCAAGACAGTGGCCTTGGTATTCATATTGCTAATCTGTTCAAATTGTCCTGAAAAATTTACTTTAAAAGTTGTACCTTCCACTTTAACCAAGAAAAAATTCCCAAAGGAAGCTATAGAGCCTGTATCAACAAAATAGTCTCTTATCTCTTCATTTAGTATTCTACTTTCCCTGATCACAACTCGGCCCTGTTCCAAAGCAACATTTAGAAAAAGAAAACTGGGGTTATTTCTTGCTATGCCATTTACAATTTTCCTGTAAGGAATAAGAACATGGCTCCCATTTGGTGTTAAACCAATGATTTCTCCTTGCCAGAATGGGATGTCTTCAAAATTGGCAAAGTCAGGATCTACATCTCTCATTCTCAAAATTGTAGCATTTTGTTGAGAGACATCACCAACGGGAAACAGAAAGACATCAAGTTCTGTTCTGGATGCGAAAACACTATTGGACAAGGGTAGTTTATATCTTCCTAGTCTTGTCAAAAAAGAAGTGATATTTTTGGGGCTTAACTGTCCCTGAAAATTCACATGCCATGTTCAAGTCATAAATGCAACGCCTAATTTTTTCATTAGACATTCGATAGGACTAAGATAATTAAACTTTCTTATTGGCCTGTTATTGATTTTGGTTTCTATATTTTGGATCTGTTCCCGAGAGATTTGATTGAGGTCAGTACCCTTTGGCAGGAAAGCCCTGATAAGTCCGATTCTGTTTTCCACTGTTCCTTTATCCTGTGAAGTGTATGGTCTTGTAAAGAATGTTGGGATATTGAATTTATCTCTGATTTTATAATGGTTTGCGAATGCCATATCATTATCGAAAGTGATTGATTTGAAGAACGAAGCACCAATTCTCTGTATTCTCTTTGCTATTTTCTGTTCAATGATATCTGCATTTTTACCATCAAGTTTCTCTATGGTAGTAACCAAGGTTGCCCTGTCCACCAGTACCAAAAGAGCTGATTTGTGGTTTTTCCCCATCATAAGGTCTACTTCAATATCTCCTATCCTTTGTCTTTTTTCAACTACAGGAGGCCTTTGGTCAATTGGAACTCTCTCCCTGATAATTCCTCTGGTATGCCTGTAATTACCTCTCTTACGCTTTCTTTTACCATGCCGGAGATTCTTGTAAAGCTCCCTGTCCCTTCGGTATCTCCAATGGCTACTTTTTTTGGCAGTAAATATCCAGTTGTAGAGTGTCTCATGACAAACCCCTTCTTTACCTTGTTTCTTCCAGGTGACCGATATTAGCTCTGGGCTCAATTTGTCAACAACAAGGAATTTGCGGGCCTCTTCTTTAAGGGACTCGGTAAATTTGATTCGCTTTCTCTTGAGTCTATGTCTTTCGTCTGTACGGTTCTGGGCAACTGCAGCCTTATATTCACCGCTATAACGGCCCCTCTTGCCGGTATTTCTTTGAAGTTCTCTGGATACAGTACTTTTGTTGACACCGATAATCGCAGCGATTTTGGTCTGGGAAGTTCCGTTTCTAAATAAAGCCTCTATTTGGTACCTTTGTTCCTGGCTGAGATGTTTAAATTTATTCATGACAACACTAAATTAATATTTTCAGCCTAAGGGAAGGAACCTAGGTTCCTTCCCTTAAACCCTTAGTGTTGCATTTATGACTTGAATATAGGCATCATAGAACAAATTGTTTCTTCCTAAAACAATCAGTTTGTTGTTATCAACGGTGCTGTTATATAAATCCTCAGTAAATACATTAACTCTATT
This Cecembia calidifontis DNA region includes the following protein-coding sequences:
- a CDS encoding glycerophosphodiester phosphodiesterase yields the protein MKRIIQIVFFTLLNMNLQAQFSYDLQGHRGSRGIMPENTIPAMIKALDLGATTLELDLAITKDGEVIVSHEPWMNPVICLDPEGNELQNNDRNHNIFQMNYAEVLKYDCGTKFHAGFPQQVKFYVTKPRLEDLIDVAEKYVSDFNLPLPNYNVEIKSLPEGDGIYHPNPAAFSEKVVSLLLKKLPVERFNIQSFDFRVLQYIHKTYPEITLAMLVDNAGKWEEQLKELGFRPDIYSPYFSALTKDAVAEIHGKGMKVIPWTVNKTEQMNELLDMGVDGIITDYPNLAPRR
- the rimO gene encoding 30S ribosomal protein S12 methylthiotransferase RimO; the protein is MKARTLKKDKVNIITMGCSKNLVDSEVLLTQLQGNGIDASHESNSKDNNIIIINTCGFIDNAKQESIDTILQYVDAKERGLVDKVYVTGCLSQRYKEDLEKEIPQVDAYFGTRDLPALLKKFKADYKHELVGERLLTHNAHYAYMKISEGCDRPCSFCAIPLMRGGHISRPIEELVKEAQHKAANGTKELLLIAQDSTYYGLDLYKKRKLADLMRALSDVEGIEWIRLHYAFPTGFPMDVIEVMKERPNICNYLDIPLQHGSSSVLKTMRRGTTREKQEELIHSIRDLIPEIAIRTTLITGHPGEGEAEFQEMVDFVERMKFERLGVFTYSHEENTHAFSMEDSTPDEVKQERANHLMEIQEQISFDLNQQKIGKEFKVLIDKKENGYFVGRTEYDSVEVDNEVLIDASRYYCRIGDFVQAKITDATEFDLYGDVV
- a CDS encoding glycosyltransferase family 4 protein; the encoded protein is MVILLTLVTAFLIGFLAMPVLIGAFKKFQVVDKPGGRKIHKNDTPSMGGIVIVFSVLLTAFLWLDVSNLMEIRYVIAAFALMFFVGLRDDLVELSPFQKLGGQSVAAFMVVFMADIRISGLYGFLGIYELPLVLSYAITFISILALTNAFNLIDGLDGLAATISVLTFGFLAWWFNVIGMPSFGMFSLIIAGSVLGFLVFNWHPAKIFMGDTGSLSLGFALSLLTVLFIDTNGTMAPESPWKFNAPIASGIALMIVPIYDTTRIFTRRIRRGRSPFSPDKNHVHHFLMRMGLTHDKVSITLGVIKLFFIALIFIGSAYSDYVMLPLIVCTALLFGSRLDSLTLKRVKEKAKNSPPILGKKYKALNRKPLVKNQFTEHFHISDN
- a CDS encoding IS30 family transposase, with product MNKFKHLSQEQRYQIEALFRNGTSQTKIAAIIGVNKSTVSRELQRNTGKRGRYSGEYKAAVAQNRTDERHRLKRKRIKFTESLKEEARKFLVVDKLSPELISVTWKKQGKEGVCHETLYNWIFTAKKSSHWRYRRDRELYKNLRHGKRKRKRGNYRHTRGIIRERVPIDQRPPVVEKRQRIGDIEVDLMMGKNHKSALLVLVDRATLVTTIEKLDGKNADIIEQKIAKRIQRIGASFFKSITFDNDMAFANHYKIRDKFNIPTFFTRPYTSQDKGTVENRIGLIRAFLPKGTDLNQISREQIQNIETKINNRPIRKFNYLSPIECLMKKLGVAFMT